A DNA window from Bradyrhizobium sp. CCBAU 53421 contains the following coding sequences:
- a CDS encoding dienelactone hydrolase family protein, whose amino-acid sequence MGQSDQLREDPTGIDGVLNGGGKVSKIFAKAGGAFDCYLVVPETDKPVAAVVLASAIHGVDADMIAIADELATHGFIAAVPDLFWRSVAGPLPRNDPRAAERAQPRLEQIKAGEDDMIGTLRHLGTIPQFNGRAAVMGFCYGGPYAILGPKRLGYAAGICCHGSQMLDYLHELAGVGEQVCLMWGDEDDRAPAEVLQAYRDVAVRMDNVDLHIFPGVRHGYMMRTSPSFDRPAYDFSMRRACDILRRLKSQSEARNI is encoded by the coding sequence GTGGGCCAAAGTGATCAGCTTCGCGAAGATCCGACCGGAATAGACGGAGTTTTAAATGGGGGGGGGAAAGTCAGCAAGATTTTCGCGAAGGCTGGCGGCGCGTTCGATTGCTATCTGGTCGTGCCCGAGACGGACAAGCCGGTCGCTGCCGTCGTGCTTGCTTCCGCTATTCACGGCGTGGATGCCGACATGATCGCGATCGCCGACGAACTGGCGACACACGGGTTCATCGCGGCGGTGCCGGATCTGTTCTGGCGTTCGGTCGCCGGACCGCTGCCTCGGAACGACCCGCGTGCGGCCGAGCGCGCGCAGCCGCGCCTCGAGCAAATCAAGGCTGGCGAAGACGATATGATCGGCACCTTGAGACACCTCGGCACCATCCCGCAATTCAACGGCCGCGCGGCGGTGATGGGGTTTTGCTACGGCGGCCCCTATGCGATTCTCGGACCGAAGCGACTTGGCTATGCCGCAGGTATCTGCTGCCACGGGTCCCAAATGCTGGACTATCTTCACGAGCTTGCCGGGGTCGGCGAGCAAGTCTGCTTGATGTGGGGTGACGAGGACGATCGCGCTCCGGCCGAGGTGCTGCAGGCGTATCGTGACGTGGCGGTGCGCATGGACAACGTCGATTTGCACATCTTTCCTGGCGTGCGCCACGGCTACATGATGCGGACAAGCCCGTCCTTCGATCGGCCGGCATATGATTTTTCAATGAGGCGTGCTTGCGATATTCTTCGACGTCTCAAGTCGCAGTCCGAGGCTCGTAACATTTGA